The Coffea eugenioides isolate CCC68of chromosome 8, Ceug_1.0, whole genome shotgun sequence genome has a segment encoding these proteins:
- the LOC113781100 gene encoding uncharacterized protein LOC113781100 isoform X1 encodes MATRCRTLSRPAFSLFKSTMSQPSSIRRPTSPSSSVFGIPIRSSPTTTTLSRPLAQMGCLQSLLPLHTAVSSARLTSCLGLDSKGSRSLSQGMLCSANPGV; translated from the exons ATGGCAACTCGCTGTCGCACCCTTTCAAGACCAGCATTTTCCCTTTTCAAATCCACCATGTCACAGCCCTCATCAATCAGGAGACCCACTTCACCTTCGTCTTCAGTATTTGGCATCCCTATACGCTCTTCTCCCACGACAACAACACTCTCAAG GCCGTTAGCTCAAATGGGCTGTCTCCAATCTCTCTTGCCACTCCACACAGCAGTATCTTCAGCTCGGCTGACATCGTGCCTTGGTTTGGACTCGAAGGGCTCCAGGTCGTTGTCTCAGGGTATGCTCTGCAGTGCCAATCCAGGAGTTTGA
- the LOC113781187 gene encoding GATA transcription factor 12-like, whose protein sequence is METPEFFQGGYYNTHMAPEKRLSDAKNSDHFIIDDLLDYPNDDGMVADGTFDTTITAGTSTDSSTVVDTSCNSSFSGSTEPHFPGGDMGCRNFTDGQFSSELCVPYDDLAELEWLSNFVEESFSSEDLQKLQIISGMKARTNEVSETPDDQPEPNRETATPMLRPEMSVPAKARSKRSRAAPCNWTSRLLMVSPSTTTLTAATTTTIMAAAMSSSSDSEMTPSTGKKAVKAPSKKTEVYDQNASMANGEGRKCLHCATDKTPQWRTGPMGPKTLCNACGVRYKSGRLVPEYRPAASPTFVLTKHSNSHRKVLELRRQKEMLRAQQQQHQFLHQNMMFDVSSNGDDYLIHQHIGPDFRQLI, encoded by the exons atGGAGACCCCGGAATTCTTTCAAGGAGGCTACTACAATACACATATGGCACCAGAAAAACGTCTCTCCGACGCTAAAAATAGCGACCATTTTATCATCGATGACCTCCTGGACTACCCTAATGATGATGGCATGGTGGCTGACGGCACTTTTGACACTACCATCACGGCGGGCACCTCCACTGATTCTTCCACGGTCGTTGACACTTCATGCAACTCTTCGTTCTCCGGTAGCACCGAACCTCATTTCCCCGGCGGCGATATGGGGTGCCGGAATTTCACTGATGGCCAATTCTCCAGTGAACTTTGCGTGCCG TATGATGATTTGGCTGAGCTGGAATGGCTATCGAATTTTGTGGAAGAATCCTTTTCCAGTGAGGACCTGCAGAAGCTGCAGATAATATCAGGTATGAAGGCCCGTACTAATGAGGTATCAGAAACTCCTGACGACCAGCCGGAACCCAATCGAGAAACTGCCACACCCATGCTTCGGCCCGAAATGTCGGTCCCTGCGAAGGCACGTAGCAAGCGCTCACGCGCCGCTCCATGCAATTGGACGTCTCGCCTACTCATGGTCTCACCTTCCACTACTACCTTGACCGCGGCCACGACCACCACCATAATGGCGGCGGCAATGTCATCATCCTCGGACTCGGAAATGACCCCGAGCACTGGCAAGAAGGCGGTGAAGGCGCCGTCGAAGAAGACGGAAGTTTATGATCAAAATGCTAGCATGGCCAATGGTGAAGGTAGGAAATGCCTTCATTGTGCTACAGATAAGACACCACAGTGGAGGACTGGTCCTATGGGCCCCAAAACGCTTTGTAACGCTTGTGGGGTTCGGTACAAGTCGGGCAGGCTGGTGCCAGAATACAGGCCCGCTGCAAGCCCGACTTTTGTCCTCACCAAGCATTCCAATTCACATAGAAAAGTGCTAGAGCTGAGGAGGCAAAAAGAGATGTTGAGGGCTCAACAGCAGCAGCACCAATTTCTTCATCAAAATATGATGTTTGATGTATCATCCAACGGTGATGATTACCTGATTCATCAACATATTGGGCCCGATTTTCGGCAGCTGATTTAG
- the LOC113781100 gene encoding uncharacterized protein LOC113781100 isoform X2: MATRCRTLSRPAFSLFKSTMSQPSSIRRPTSPSSSVFGIPIRSSPTTTTLSRPLAQMGCLQSLLPLHTAVSSARLTSCLGLDSKGSRSLSQELGLCVPR, from the exons ATGGCAACTCGCTGTCGCACCCTTTCAAGACCAGCATTTTCCCTTTTCAAATCCACCATGTCACAGCCCTCATCAATCAGGAGACCCACTTCACCTTCGTCTTCAGTATTTGGCATCCCTATACGCTCTTCTCCCACGACAACAACACTCTCAAG GCCGTTAGCTCAAATGGGCTGTCTCCAATCTCTCTTGCCACTCCACACAGCAGTATCTTCAGCTCGGCTGACATCGTGCCTTGGTTTGGACTCGAAGGGCTCCAGGTCGTTGTCTCAGG AATTGGGTCTCTGCGTTCCCCGATAA